From the genome of Hymenobacter cellulosilyticus, one region includes:
- a CDS encoding ribonuclease D, with product MSTPTIQYLTTAAEMEQAGTALQTAKRLAVDLEFDDMRHRYGRNLALIQIYDGQVVYLLDPIPLTNPAQELEPIWALLRDPAVEKVFHSCKSDILLLDELYGVHVRNILDTSVQYTLLGESDNNISLGRLIQAELGLEVDKGEQKSNWLKRPLTEAQKVYAANDVLYLFELADRLKAKLDELGRTEWAEQENAALEEVRYTRDDRPYLRIAGKYRILPGELPLFRDLYMLRDQVARQLDKPPYMVFANDRLSELVRDTPRDANDWKNTRGLHPELKRTPYLEQLAALSPDKFVAVPEPAQTGEQRRFPFRRRLTGDKAAKADAREQLLTQLKGLITADINVYVANLVLSNRLVADIVELGADQVLRPWQKTILQEACQRHGLDYGQIAEPF from the coding sequence ATGTCTACACCTACTATTCAGTACCTGACCACCGCTGCCGAAATGGAGCAGGCCGGCACCGCTCTGCAAACTGCCAAGCGCCTGGCCGTTGACCTCGAATTCGACGACATGCGCCACCGCTACGGCCGCAACTTGGCGTTGATCCAGATTTACGACGGGCAGGTAGTCTACCTGCTCGACCCAATTCCGCTGACCAACCCGGCCCAGGAGCTGGAGCCCATCTGGGCCCTGCTGCGCGACCCGGCCGTGGAAAAGGTATTCCACAGCTGCAAGTCCGACATTCTGCTCCTCGATGAGCTTTACGGCGTACACGTGCGCAACATTCTCGACACCAGCGTGCAGTACACCCTGCTGGGCGAGTCAGACAACAACATTTCCCTGGGCCGCCTGATTCAGGCCGAACTGGGTTTGGAGGTTGATAAGGGTGAGCAGAAGTCGAACTGGCTGAAGCGTCCCCTCACCGAGGCCCAGAAGGTGTATGCCGCCAACGACGTGCTCTACCTGTTTGAGCTGGCCGACCGCCTCAAAGCCAAGCTGGACGAACTGGGCCGCACCGAATGGGCCGAACAGGAAAACGCCGCTTTGGAGGAGGTACGCTACACCCGCGACGACCGGCCTTACTTGCGCATTGCGGGCAAATACCGGATCCTGCCCGGCGAGTTGCCCCTGTTCCGCGACCTGTACATGCTGCGCGACCAGGTAGCCCGGCAGCTCGACAAGCCGCCGTACATGGTGTTTGCCAACGACCGGCTCTCGGAGCTGGTACGCGACACTCCCCGCGACGCCAATGACTGGAAAAACACCCGCGGCTTGCACCCCGAGCTGAAGCGCACGCCGTATCTGGAGCAGCTGGCGGCTCTTTCCCCCGATAAGTTTGTGGCCGTGCCCGAGCCCGCCCAAACTGGTGAGCAGCGCCGCTTTCCTTTCCGTCGCCGCCTTACCGGCGATAAGGCAGCCAAAGCTGATGCCCGCGAGCAGCTTCTAACCCAACTCAAGGGGCTTATTACGGCCGATATCAACGTGTACGTGGCTAACCTGGTGCTCTCCAACCGCCTCGTGGCCGACATCGTGGAGCTGGGCGCCGACCAAGTGTTGCGCCCCTGGCAGAAAACCATCCTGCAGGAAGCCTGCCAGCGCCACGGCCTCGACTATGGCCAGATTGCCGAGCCGTTTTAG